The following nucleotide sequence is from Tardiphaga sp. 709.
GGAACGACCTGATCGGAGGTCTTCAGGCTGGAGCCCGGCACCTGGTGAACCGTACCGCCATTCTCCGGAATGACGCCAAGCACGCGCAGACGGATCATCCAGGGATTCCACGCGTCGACCACCGGCGCCTTGTAATAAGGCGTCGCGGCCGGAAGATCGGCGGCCCCTGCCGCCGTCGTCATGCTGGTCATCGCCGTTGCCGCCATCAGCAACGACATGGTCGTGAAAATTCTCTTCATCGCGAAGCGCCCTGTCTTTCGATTCGTTCGGGGTGAACGATCTCACCCGATCAAATCCGAAAGACGCTCGCCGCGGCGCCCGCACGTTGATCTCAATCAAAAGCAAACGACCGCACAGCGTCTCGCTGCGCGGTCGTTGCCTTTGGGAGACACAGTTTTGCGGAATATCAATCGCCGGTGTTACGGCCGGTTCGGATTGTTCAGCATATATTCGCCGAGATTGCGCTGCGCGCGGTCGGCACGGTTGATGGCATTGCTGCGCTGAACGTCGCGGTCCTTGCGGCAGGCCGCATATTCCGGCGAACCGACAGCAACACCATTGGCGCGGCAGATCGCGTCATCGTCGTCGCCGAGGCTCGACATCGGAATATCGGTACGGCGCGCGCAGGCACCGAGCAGCGTCGCGGCCAGCGTCAGCGCGATGAGAGAGGTCGAGGTCAGTCGCATGCAAGGTTCCGTTACTTGATCTTCTCTGTCATTGCCGGGCTTGACCCGGCAATCCAGCTTTGCCGTTTGAAAGGAAGATGGATGCCCGGGTCAAGCCCGGGCATGACGTGAGAGTGTTTAGCGCCAAATGCGGGATTTGTAAGGTCTGCTCAGACCCTGCCCTTCAGCGCCGCGCCGATTTCGTCCAGCGACTTCGGATCCTCGATGGTCGCGGGCATGGTCCAGCTGTCGCCATCCGCGATCTTCTTGATGGTACCGCGCAGGATCTTGCCGGACCGCGTCTTCGGCAGCCGGCCGACGGCGATGGCGAGCTTGAAGGCCGCGACCGGCCCAAGTTTCTCGCGCACCAGCGCGACCACTTCCTTCTCGATGTCAGCAACCGGCCGCTCCACGCCGGCCTTCAGCACCAGGAAGCCGCACGGCACCTCGCCCTTGATCGTATCCTTGATGCCCAGCACGGCGCATTCGGCGACGTCAGGATGCGAGGCCAGAATCTCCTCCATGCCGCCGGTGGAGAGGCGATGGCCGGCGACATTGATGATGTCGTCGGTGCGGCCCATCACATAGACGTAGCCGTCCTCATCCAGATAGCCGGCATCGGAAGTTTTGTAGTAGCCGGGAAATTCGTTGAAATAGGCTTCCTTGCAGCGCTCGTCCTGCTCCCACAATGTCGGCAGACAGGCCGGCGGCATCGGCAGCTTGATGACGATGGAGCCCATGGTGCCGGCAGGCAGCGGCTTCGCAGCTTCATCCACCACCTCGACCTTGTAACCGGGCATCGGCACCGTCGGCGAACCGTGCTTCACCGGCAACTGGCCAAGGCCGACCGGATTGCCGGCGATGCACCAACCGGTTTCGGTCTGCCACCAGTGATCGATCACCGGCACCTTCAGTTGTTTCTCGGCCCAGTCCACCGTCGGCGGATCGGCGCGCTCGCCGGCCAGAAACAGCGTGCGGAAATGCGAGAGATCGTATTTGCGGATGAAACTGCCGTCCGGATCGTCCTTGCGGATGGCACGAAAAGCGGTCGGAGCCGTGAAGAAAGCAACGGCCTTGTGTTGGGAGATGACACGCCAGAACGCGCCGGCATCCGGCGTGCCGACCGGCTTGCCCTCATACATGACCGAGGTCGCGCCATGGAACAGCGGCGCATAGACGATGTAGCTATGGCCGACCACCCAGCCGATATCGGAGCCGCACCACCAGACCTCGCCCGGCTTCACGCCGTAGAGATTCTGCATCGACCAGGCGAGCGCGACGGCATGGCCGCCATTGTCGCGCACCACGCCCTTCGGTTTGCCGGTTGTACCGGACGTATAGAGGATGTAGAGCGGATCGGTCGCCAGCACCGGCACGCAATCCGCGGACTTCTTCGCCGCCATCGCCTTGCTGCGCAATTCAGCCCAGTCGTGATCGCGGCCGACCACCAGATCGCAGCCATGTTGCGGCCGCTGCAGGATGATGCAGCCATCGGGCTTCGCGCTGGCGAGCGCGATCGCTTCATCCAACAGCGGCTTGTATTGCACGATGCGGCCGGGCTCGATCCCGCAGCTCGCCGACAGGATCAGCTTCGGCCTCGCATCGTCGATGCGTGTCGCGAGCTCCTTCGCTGCGAAAC
It contains:
- a CDS encoding propionyl-CoA synthetase — translated: MTNRNASRYHEVHAHSLVDPEGFWGEAAKAIDWIEPAKKVFDPSVGLYGRWFVGGVLNTCYNALDRHVTDGRANQVALIHDSPLTGEVRKFTYAQLLHEVQVLGAILQDLGVGKGDRVILYMPMVPEAVVAMLACARIGAVHSVVFGGFAAKELATRIDDARPKLILSASCGIEPGRIVQYKPLLDEAIALASAKPDGCIILQRPQHGCDLVVGRDHDWAELRSKAMAAKKSADCVPVLATDPLYILYTSGTTGKPKGVVRDNGGHAVALAWSMQNLYGVKPGEVWWCGSDIGWVVGHSYIVYAPLFHGATSVMYEGKPVGTPDAGAFWRVISQHKAVAFFTAPTAFRAIRKDDPDGSFIRKYDLSHFRTLFLAGERADPPTVDWAEKQLKVPVIDHWWQTETGWCIAGNPVGLGQLPVKHGSPTVPMPGYKVEVVDEAAKPLPAGTMGSIVIKLPMPPACLPTLWEQDERCKEAYFNEFPGYYKTSDAGYLDEDGYVYVMGRTDDIINVAGHRLSTGGMEEILASHPDVAECAVLGIKDTIKGEVPCGFLVLKAGVERPVADIEKEVVALVREKLGPVAAFKLAIAVGRLPKTRSGKILRGTIKKIADGDSWTMPATIEDPKSLDEIGAALKGRV